A region of the Terriglobales bacterium genome:
GCCTGGCAGCACTAGCCAAAGTCCCTGTCCCAAGATGAGCTGCATGATGTTGGCTTTTTTTGCGCCCAAAGCCATGCGCACGCCGATTTCGCTGCGTCGCTGCTCGACTGTATACGACATGACGCCATACAGCCCAGCTAAGGCGAGGATCAGTGCCAATCCGGCAAATGACGCCAGCAGCCCGCTGCGGAAGCGCGACGGAGCAAACGCCTCGCCGGCAACGTCTGTCATCGACTTGAGTTCCAGCGGCACTTCCGGGTTCAAGCGGTGCGCCTCGGCGCGCAGGGCTGCTGCCCCGCCCCCGCCGTCCGCAAAGATGAGGTACATGTCGGCGGCGCGTCCGGGATGCTGCTTGTAAGGAACGTAGATCTGCGCAGTCGGCGGGTCCTGCAAGTTTTCCTGCCGTACGCCTTCGACTACGCCCACGACTGTCAAATAGTTCTTGTATGTGACGAGGTCATAGCCGAAACGGATTTGCTGGCCGATTGGGTCCTCCCCCGGAAAGAACTTGCGCGCCAGCGGTTCGCTGATGATACACGTGAGCGGAGCGCCAGGGATGTCGTGCGCGTTGAAGTCGCGTCCTTCCCGAATTGGGATCCCCACAACGTGAAAGTAATTGGGGCTGACAGTCATGAATAAAGCTGATTGCGTGATGTAGTCCCCCGGCGGAGGATCGGGATGGCCCGCAATGTAGAAGCCGCCGTTACTATCAGTGGGTTGAGAAGGCAATGCCGTTGCTGCTGCAATCTCTTTGATTCCCGGCATTGTGGCTGCGTTCTCCAGCAGCGTGGAGTAAAACGCGGCGGCGTGTTGGGAATCCGTTTCATTGTTGGCCGGATACATGGGATGCATCATCGTGAGGTGGTTCACGCTGTATCCAGGATCGACGGCGTTCAGCGCAATCAAGCTGCGGATGAGAATGCCCGCTGCAACCAGCAGAGCCATCGAAAGGGCGATCTCTGCAACCATGATTCCGGAACGTAGCTTTCCGGCGCCACTGCCCGCAATCGAATAAGTTTTGCCGCCATACAGCGCGCTACGCAGGTCGCCGCCGCTAGCCTGAAAGGCGGGCGCGAGGCCAAATACGAAGGTGCAGAGCAGCGATATGGCCAGCGTGAACAACGCAACCCGCCAGTCCAGCGCGATCTGTGTGTTAGCAATTAGCGCAGCGGGAGTCACATGTGCCAAAGCTCTTGCGGCCCAATATCCCAACAACAGCCCTAAACCTCCGGCCACCACTGCCAGAACCGACGCTTCGCTAAGAAGTTGGCGAACGATGGCTCCATGGCTCGCTCCCAAAGCAGTGCGAATGGCAATCTCCTGGCGTCGCACGGTGACTTTGGCCAACATTAAGTTCGCGACATTGGCGCAGGCAATCAGCAGTACAACTCCCACGGCTGACAGCAGAAGGTAGAGGGTCAGACGAACCTGCGCAACCAGTAGATCTTGCAGAGAAGTGACTGCGACGCTGGTCAGCTTGTCGTCCTTGGGATATTGCTTTGTGAGCCGCGCACCGATGGTCGTCATCTCCGCCTGCGCCTGCTCGAGACTCACGCCTGATTTGAGAAGACCGACAGCCCTAAAGTTATGCGCAGTGCGTTCCTGCATTCGTGGCTCAACTATGGAGTCGTAGTCCGGAATCCATATTTCGCTGCGCTCGGGAAAATCGAAGCCAGGAGGCATTACGCCGACGATCGTTAGCTCAAGCTCACCCGACTTGATTGTTTTGCCGATGATATCCGGATTGCCTTGGAACACGCGGCGATAAAACGAATCACTAACCACCGCCACCAGCTCGCCGCTTTTCTTGTCGGAGTCGTTGTACAGGCGGCCAAGTTTAGGCTGCACGCCGAAGACGCTAAAGAAATGCGTGTCGGCGATCGAGCCATTAATTTGGGCAGCAACATTGTTCGCAAAAATGCTGTGCGGGTACGGAGCGTAGTAGGAGAGCGTCTCGAAGCTGTGGCTCTGAGCTTGCCAGTCGAGGAAGTCGGGCAGCGAAACCTGTCCGATGCGGCCGGTGCGTGGCCAGAGCGTTCCCACAGAAACGATGCGCTCCGGATTCTGATATGGGAGCGGACGCAACATCACGGCATTGACGACGCTGAAGATCGCCGTGTTGGCGCCGATGCCCAAAGCGAGGACGGTAATCGAAATCATCGGAAATACCGGGCTCTTCCACAACGAGCGAACCGCGAGGCGGAGGTTCATAAAGTCTGCAAGTCCATCGTTCAATGAGCAGTCATAATTCCATGACTACCCGGTCGTTCCAGGCTGTAGAGCATTGCAAAGACAAGCTGTTGGCGGGTTTTCGCGCAAA
Encoded here:
- a CDS encoding ABC transporter permease, with product MNLRLAVRSLWKSPVFPMISITVLALGIGANTAIFSVVNAVMLRPLPYQNPERIVSVGTLWPRTGRIGQVSLPDFLDWQAQSHSFETLSYYAPYPHSIFANNVAAQINGSIADTHFFSVFGVQPKLGRLYNDSDKKSGELVAVVSDSFYRRVFQGNPDIIGKTIKSGELELTIVGVMPPGFDFPERSEIWIPDYDSIVEPRMQERTAHNFRAVGLLKSGVSLEQAQAEMTTIGARLTKQYPKDDKLTSVAVTSLQDLLVAQVRLTLYLLLSAVGVVLLIACANVANLMLAKVTVRRQEIAIRTALGASHGAIVRQLLSEASVLAVVAGGLGLLLGYWAARALAHVTPAALIANTQIALDWRVALFTLAISLLCTFVFGLAPAFQASGGDLRSALYGGKTYSIAGSGAGKLRSGIMVAEIALSMALLVAAGILIRSLIALNAVDPGYSVNHLTMMHPMYPANNETDSQHAAAFYSTLLENAATMPGIKEIAAATALPSQPTDSNGGFYIAGHPDPPPGDYITQSALFMTVSPNYFHVVGIPIREGRDFNAHDIPGAPLTCIISEPLARKFFPGEDPIGQQIRFGYDLVTYKNYLTVVGVVEGVRQENLQDPPTAQIYVPYKQHPGRAADMYLIFADGGGGAAALRAEAHRLNPEVPLELKSMTDVAGEAFAPSRFRSGLLASFAGLALILALAGLYGVMSYTVEQRRSEIGVRMALGAKKANIMQLILGQGLWLVLPGIVLGALLAFAAGRLFASLVYGVSSGDPLTFFSVAALLAIIASLAMYIPARRAAGVEPMSALRSE